From the genome of Sphingomonas sp. HMP6, one region includes:
- a CDS encoding acetyl-CoA acetyltransferase, whose translation MVYILGGWQSDFSDVWSRRGIDLAEAFTESVQQGLAATGLDAVDVESGHVGNFTAELFAGQGLLGGFFGLVDPAFDGLPTARHEAACASGSVAILAATAEIEAGRYDLACVVGIEQMRNVPGQTAAEYLGAAAWAGHEYDDVRYVWPAAFSDLAEEYDRRYGLKYDHLMRIAEINFGNAKRNPNAQTRGYAFAPESFTADDDANPVVEGRTRKMDCGQVTDGSAVVFLASERRAADYAAKRGLSLDQIPRITGWGHRSAPIGYARKIADSAGQSYVFPQVRRAIEDARARAGVTDIAQLDAVETHDCFTATEYMAIDHLGLTAPGESWKAIEDGSIEIGGRLPINPSGGLIGCGHPVGATGVRMLLDAAKQVSDTAGDTQVEGARRVQTLNIGGSTTTTVSFIVESAAA comes from the coding sequence ATGGTCTACATCCTGGGCGGATGGCAGAGTGATTTTTCTGACGTGTGGAGCCGACGCGGCATCGACTTGGCGGAGGCCTTTACCGAAAGCGTGCAGCAAGGCTTGGCGGCGACCGGCCTCGACGCCGTCGACGTGGAAAGCGGGCACGTCGGCAATTTCACCGCCGAACTGTTTGCAGGCCAAGGGTTGCTGGGCGGCTTCTTCGGACTGGTCGATCCGGCGTTCGACGGCCTGCCCACCGCGCGTCATGAAGCGGCCTGTGCATCGGGCAGCGTCGCCATTCTCGCCGCTACCGCCGAAATCGAGGCGGGTCGCTACGATCTCGCCTGCGTCGTCGGGATCGAACAGATGCGTAACGTCCCCGGCCAGACCGCGGCGGAATATCTGGGGGCTGCCGCCTGGGCGGGGCACGAATATGACGATGTCCGCTACGTCTGGCCCGCCGCCTTTTCCGATCTCGCCGAGGAATATGACCGCCGCTATGGCCTGAAATACGATCATCTGATGCGCATCGCCGAGATCAATTTCGGCAATGCCAAGCGGAATCCGAACGCGCAGACACGCGGCTATGCCTTCGCACCCGAGAGCTTCACCGCCGACGACGACGCCAATCCGGTGGTCGAGGGGCGGACGCGCAAGATGGATTGCGGGCAAGTCACCGACGGCAGTGCGGTGGTGTTCCTGGCTTCGGAACGACGCGCCGCCGACTATGCGGCGAAGCGCGGCCTCTCGCTCGATCAGATACCGCGGATCACGGGTTGGGGCCATCGCTCCGCGCCGATCGGCTATGCCCGCAAGATCGCCGATAGCGCGGGCCAATCCTATGTCTTTCCGCAGGTCCGCCGCGCGATCGAGGATGCGCGCGCCCGCGCTGGCGTGACCGATATCGCGCAGCTTGATGCGGTGGAAACACATGATTGCTTCACCGCGACCGAATATATGGCGATCGACCATCTCGGCCTGACCGCGCCCGGCGAATCGTGGAAAGCGATCGAGGATGGGTCGATCGAGATCGGCGGTCGCTTGCCGATCAACCCCTCGGGTGGGTTGATCGGATGCGGCCACCCGGTCGGCGCGACCGGCGTGCGGATGCTGCTCGACGCGGCGAAGCAAGTGTCGGACACAGCCGGCGATACCCAGGTCGAGGGTGCGCGCCGCGTCCAGACGCTCAATATCGGCGGCTCGACCACGACGACGGTCAGCTTCATCGTCGAAAGCGCCGCAGCATGA
- a CDS encoding FAD-dependent monooxygenase — protein MPTPKLVEDYPANIGIGRPALHKVLGDRTKAAGATVRLGVTATELNDDGAGVDVRFSDGSQDRYDMVVAADGLYSETRAMLFPDVPQPRFVGQGVWRYNFPRTGAESAIAVFEGPTGVGLVPTSPTQMYMYVTTPEPGNPRYPRDGIAAAMREKLRGVPAPQIQALAEQITDDAEVVYKPLETLFLDGPWHRGRLVLLGDAVHATTPHLGQGAGMAIEDSLVLAEEISQHDDPEAAFTAFHARRVERCRYIVDASVAICTAQVAGERVDQAAATSEMFQIVAQPI, from the coding sequence GTGCCAACCCCCAAGCTGGTCGAGGATTACCCTGCCAACATCGGCATTGGCCGACCGGCACTGCACAAGGTGCTTGGGGATCGCACCAAGGCGGCGGGTGCCACGGTGCGGCTCGGCGTCACGGCGACCGAGCTGAACGATGACGGCGCGGGCGTCGATGTGCGCTTTTCGGATGGCAGCCAAGACCGCTACGACATGGTCGTCGCGGCCGACGGCCTCTATTCCGAGACGCGCGCGATGCTGTTCCCGGACGTGCCGCAACCGCGCTTCGTCGGCCAGGGGGTGTGGCGTTACAATTTCCCGCGCACCGGGGCTGAAAGCGCCATCGCGGTGTTCGAGGGGCCGACCGGCGTTGGACTGGTGCCGACCTCGCCGACGCAGATGTATATGTATGTGACGACGCCCGAGCCCGGCAATCCGCGCTATCCGCGCGACGGCATTGCGGCGGCGATGCGCGAGAAATTGCGCGGCGTGCCCGCGCCGCAGATCCAGGCGCTGGCCGAGCAGATCACCGACGATGCCGAGGTCGTCTACAAGCCGCTCGAGACATTGTTCCTCGATGGGCCGTGGCACCGTGGCCGGCTCGTCTTGCTCGGCGATGCGGTTCACGCGACCACCCCGCATCTGGGACAAGGCGCGGGCATGGCGATCGAGGACAGTCTGGTGCTGGCCGAGGAAATATCGCAGCATGACGATCCGGAAGCGGCGTTCACCGCCTTCCACGCGCGGCGTGTGGAGCGGTGTCGCTACATCGTAGATGCGTCGGTCGCGATCTGTACCGCGCAAGTCGCGGGCGAGCGCGTCGATCAGGCTGCCGCCACGTCCGAAATGTTCCAAATCGTAGCGCAGCCGATCTGA